The genomic stretch GGCCGATGCGGGCGGCGGACGCAACACAATAGGGCGAATTGTCCGTATTATCGGCTCGGCTTGGTTGGGGGAAGGCGGCACTCGGCCCGGGGCCGTCGCGGGCCCGGCGCCCGTCCGTCGTCCGCCGCCGACGGCGTCAGCCCGCCGGGACGCCCTGCCCGCGTTCCAGCGCGTGCGCGATGGCGCGGGAGATCGGCTGCCCGGTGAGCGACTCGTAGTAGCTGAAGGCCGGGCTCGGGTTGACCTCCAGGCAGTAGGGGCCGCCGTCGTCGGGGTCGTCGGGCAGGATCAGGTCGATGCCGGCGAGGTCGAGGCCGAGCCGGGCGGCGAGGGACACGCACCGCTCGGCCAGTTCGTCGGGCAGGTCGAACGGGGTGAACCGGGCTCGGCCGCCGTCGAGCCGTGCGTACCGGTAGTCCACGCGGTCGGTGTCCACACGGGTGGCGAAGGCCTCGCCGGCCACCGTGTGCACCCGGAGGTCGACCCCGGGGACGTAGCGCTGGAACTGCACCGACGAAGCTCTTCTCGCCCGAGCCGGCCAGCCCGTCGACCCGCAGGGAGTCGTCCGGCTTCGTGTACTCCGGCGGGCCGTGGCCCTTGTCGATGTCGCCCTGCTCCTTGTCCTTGACGGGAGAGTGACCCCCGCCTCCTCCCGACGGCGCGTACCTCCTGGCGTAGTCGAGCCGCAGCGTCTTGTTCCGGCGTCCCGCTCGTCGCAGTTCAGTACGTACTCGGTCGTCAGGTCGGCGGAGTTCGTGGCGGCGGGGACGCGAATTCGGGGGGCCCGCGGCGTCCCTCCGAGTGCGGTTCCCCGGTGAGCGGCTCGGGCGGCGGCGACAGCGCGCGGCCCGTCCTCCTCAGGTAGGACTGCTGCTCGGCGGGAACGCAGTCGACCACTTCACCACCGGACTCGACGAACGAGTACACGGATTCGACGCCCGCATAGCGCTCGACAAGGTAGCGCCGCATTTCCTCGAAGGAATCCGGGTCGTCCACCACGGCTCCCGGGCGCGCGCGGAACTCCTCGAAGTCGGCGGTGTGCAGAGAGCCGAAGAAATCGGCGAAGGGCTGAATCGCGAGATGCACAGCCATGGACAACAGATCTTCCGGGCGATCGCGTCCGATCCTGGCGGCCCCGCCTTCCGGAGCCGGCCGAAGCGGGCTTGTCGGAATGCCTTGAGTTTCTCTTCGTACGTCGGCGAGTTTCTCTTTGTACGGCGGTCGCGTTGTACGTCGGCCGCGCGCCTTGGCTTCACTCTACTGCGAGTTGCGGGGGCGTTCATCTCGAAGCGTCGGCCGCCGCCGAACGGTGGGAGCTGCCGCGATCAATTATTCGACATTCAACTCCCTTGTGCGTGCTCCGCTTTTCGCTCGCCGTGCCCGCTGCTCCTGCCCGCTGACCCTGCCCGCCCCGGCCGCGCGGGGCTGTCGTCGCCGTCCGTCCCGGTACACCGACGGGAGTGCGGGGGTGATGTGCAGTGACGGGGCGTCAGAAGGAGTACCAGCGGACCGAGGTGTCGTCCGCCCGTAGGGAGGCCACCCGGCGGCGGAACTCCGTGCGGGCCGCCGGGTTCGCGCGGGCGTGCTGCGCCACCCAGGCGCAGCCGGCGGTCTCCCGGGCGCCGCGCAGCGCCTCGTAGCCGTCCCAGCCGGTGACGTCCCAGCCGTACGCCTCGGCGAAGGTCTCGTACTCGGAGGCGGGCACCCCGTAGCGGTCCCGGCTCAGCACCTGGACGACGAGGTCGTGCTCGCGCAGGTCGGAGGAGAACGTCTCCAGGTCCACCAGGACCGGGCCGTCCGGTCCGATGTGGATGTTGCGCGGCAGGGCGTCGCCGTGGATCGGTCCGCGCGGCAGGTGGGGCGTGAGGGAGGCCGAGGCTCGCGCGAACTCGTCCCGGCGCTGCCGCAGATAGGCGGCGTCGGCCGGGTCGACGGCCTCGCCGCCCGCCCGCAGCCACCGCTCGACGCCGCCCAGCAGGTCCCGGGGCGGCAGCCCGAAGTCCGGTTCCGGCAGCGCGTGCACCAGCTTCAGCAGCGGTGCCGCGTCCACCGTCACCGCGGGCCGCAGCGACTCCGGCAACCGCTGCCAGTAGGTGATCGGGTGCCCCTCGACCAGCCGCACCTCGGACTCCGCCGAACGCACCGCCGGCACGTCGTGCTTGGCCAGCCAGTCGGCGGTCCGCACCTCCCGGCGCGCCCGGTCCAGCAGGTGCGCGCCCCGGCCCACCTTGATCACCAGCCGCCCGGCGCCGAAGACCGCGTTCTCCCCGAAGGAGAGCAGATCCGCCTCCGGGTGGCCGGCCGCGTCCAGCACCTCCCGCGCACGCTCCTGCGTGAACACCGCGTCCGCCATACCCGCCTCTCGCCTCTCCCCGCCTCGCGGCCCACGCCCGGCGCACACCGTGTCGTACGCCGTCGGGTGCCGTCGTTTCCCGCCCTGCTCTGCCCTGCTCGCGGCGCCCGTCCGCCGCACCGCCCGTTCTCGCGCCGCCCGTTCTCGCGCGGCACGCGGTCGTGCGCCGCCCGAGCCGCGGTCGTCGTCAGGCGCCGCCCGCGCCGGCCCGCATCTGCCGCCCGTCGCGACACGCGGGCGGGCCTGTCCGTACGGGCGGCCCGAACCACCGTACGTCCGTGGCCGTCGGCCGCGATCCGCTGCCGACCCGCCGCCGTGCGCTGCCGCGTGCTGCTGTCCCGCCACCATCCTCTGTCGCCGTGGTCCGCCTTTCCACCCGCGTCGCCGCATATGCGCCCGGCACCGGATGCGCGCGCGGACTGGCCCCATAATCCCACCCGAGGGCCACGTCATCCCCCCAGCTTCCCCGGCAAACCGCCGAAACACGCCGTGAACACGCACCTTCGCGGGTGACGGCCCGCGACTCTCGCACGCGTCCTATCACGGACTGGTGCGAAGTGGTGCGCGCCGCACCGTGGCGGGCTGCGGCCGTTGAGGAGAACCCGCCATGATGAGACGTCAGTTCTGTTCCTGCTGCCGCCGGATGCTCGGGACTCGCCGGACGCTCCAGGCACGCCGGGTCCGTTGGACGCCGGGCCCGCGAACGTCGAACTTCTGGACGTCGGGTCGGGCGGGCGGTCGCGCGGGCGCCGGGGGGTCGGAGCGACGCCGCGAGGTGCCCCCGGATACAGCTGGGCGGTGCAGCCGAGTCGGCGTCCCCGAACCGTCGTCGCGGGCGGGGCGGGACCGCCGGGCCAGGGGCTGCTCGCCCGCCCTCGTACGCGGCGGGGCTGGGCGACACCGGGCCCGCCGCGCGCGGGGACGGGCGCCGGCCGCGCGCGCCGGCCGCCGACGCCTCCCGCCGGCCCCGTATCCGCTCCCGGCCGCGCGACCACCGCGCGCGGGGCGGCACGGCCAGCGTGGCGTCCTCGTGGAGCAGGCTGGTCAGCAGGTCGAGGTCGTACCGCTCGAACGCGTCGACGTAGCGGTCCAGCAGCGCCTGCCGCCCTTCGTCCAGCCCGGCGGCGGCCGCGGTCGGGGACCCCTGCCGGGTGCCGGCGGCCGCGCCGGACGCGGCCAGCGTGGCCCGGGCCCGCTGGAGCGCGCTGTTGACCGAGGGGACGGTGGTGCCCAGCAGCTTCGCCGTCTCCGCGGCCCGCCAGGCCAGCACCTCACGCAGGATCAGCACCGCCCGCTGCTTCGGCGGCAGGTGCTGGAGGGCGGCGACGAAGGCCAGGCGGATCGACTCGCGCGCGACCACCACGTCCGCCGGGTCGCCGCCCGACTCCGGCCCGCGTTCGTCCGGCAGCGGCTCCACCCGCCCGGCCCACCCGTCGTCCGCGGGGCGCCCCGGCAGGACGGCATCGGCCCCGGAGGCGGGGGAGAGGTCCATAGGACGGGCCCGGCGGCGCCCCGCGCTCAGGCTGTCCAGGCAGACGTTGGTGGCGATCCGGTAGAGCCACGAGCGCAGCGAGGAGCGGCCCTCGAAGCCCTCGGCGGCCCGCCAGGCGCGCACCATGGTCTCCTGCACGGCGTCCTCGGCCTCGAAGACCGAGCCGAGCATCCGGTGGCAATAGCCGGTCAGTTCGGTCCGATGCGCTTCGAGGTGCTGCTCGATACCCGCAGAGCCGGAGCCGGAGCCGGAGTTGGGTGCGGGGGTGGAGTCGGGTTCGGGGTCACGGGGTTTGGCGTTGGTGGCGGTGGCGGTGGCGGTGGCGGTGGCGGTGGCGGTGCCGGGGGTGCGGGTGCCGGCGCCGCCGTCGGGCTTCCGTCGTGGCCTCGGCGCGCCGGGCCGCCCGCCCGCTCCAGGTGCATGGGCGTGCATGGACTCGACGCACGCCGTTTCGCCGCTTTTGTGCATCTTCGCACTCATGGCGCCCACCGTACTCGGGGGGACTGACAGCGCCCTCGCACCAGAAGGCGCGGGGCGCTGCCGTGTCATGAGCGGGCCGTGGAGGGCCTGGCCGGGGCGGGTTCCGGCACCGGTTCCGAGCGGGCTTTCGGCGCGGGGCACGGCGCGGGCCTTCGGCGTTGAGGAGGCGAGTCCCCTGAGCCTGCCCGGTCCCGGTCCGGGTCCCCGCCTCCGTCCCCGCTCTGCGCCCGGCCCCGGCACCTGCCCCGGACCTCAGACCCGGTCCGGCACCTGCCCCGCCGGGTGCCCCGGCCGGCCCGGGCCCACGGGGCCGAGCGAGCCGTCCGCGAGGGGGTCGGCAGCCGGTGCCGGGGGCAGCATCGTGGTCTGCTCCGAGAGGTCCGGCAGCCGGCGCATCCAGTGCGGCAGGTGCCAGTTCCGCTCGCCCAGCAGGGCCATCACCGCCGGCAGCAGCACCCCGCGGATCAGCGTGGCGTCGATCAGCACCGCGAAGGCGAGCCCCATGCCCATCTGCTTCATGCTCTGCATCGACAGCGTTCCGAAGATCGCGAAGACCGCCACCATGATCACCGCCGCGCTGGTGACGACGCCCGCGGTCGTGGTGACACCCTGTTGGATCGCGGCCCGGGTGGACAGCCCCCGCATGCGGGCCTCACGGATTCGGGAGACCACGAACACGTGGTAGTCCATGC from Actinacidiphila yeochonensis CN732 encodes the following:
- a CDS encoding ATP-grasp domain-containing protein; its protein translation is MQFQRYVPGVDLRVHTVAGEAFATRVDTDRVDYRYARLDGGRARFTPFDLPDELAERCVSLAARLGLDLAGIDLILPDDPDDGGPYCLEVNPSPAFSYYESLTGQPISRAIAHALERGQGVPAG
- a CDS encoding aminoglycoside phosphotransferase family protein, encoding MADAVFTQERAREVLDAAGHPEADLLSFGENAVFGAGRLVIKVGRGAHLLDRARREVRTADWLAKHDVPAVRSAESEVRLVEGHPITYWQRLPESLRPAVTVDAAPLLKLVHALPEPDFGLPPRDLLGGVERWLRAGGEAVDPADAAYLRQRRDEFARASASLTPHLPRGPIHGDALPRNIHIGPDGPVLVDLETFSSDLREHDLVVQVLSRDRYGVPASEYETFAEAYGWDVTGWDGYEALRGARETAGCAWVAQHARANPAARTEFRRRVASLRADDTSVRWYSF
- a CDS encoding RNA polymerase subunit sigma-70, with amino-acid sequence MSAKMHKSGETACVESMHAHAPGAGGRPGAPRPRRKPDGGAGTRTPGTATATATATATATNAKPRDPEPDSTPAPNSGSGSGSAGIEQHLEAHRTELTGYCHRMLGSVFEAEDAVQETMVRAWRAAEGFEGRSSLRSWLYRIATNVCLDSLSAGRRRARPMDLSPASGADAVLPGRPADDGWAGRVEPLPDERGPESGGDPADVVVARESIRLAFVAALQHLPPKQRAVLILREVLAWRAAETAKLLGTTVPSVNSALQRARATLAASGAAAGTRQGSPTAAAAGLDEGRQALLDRYVDAFERYDLDLLTSLLHEDATLAVPPRARWSRGRERIRGRREASAAGARGRRPSPRAAGPVSPSPAAYEGGRAAPGPAVPPRPRRRFGDADSAAPPSCIRGHLAASLRPPGARATARPTRRPEVRRSRARRPTDPACLERPASPEHPAAAGTELTSHHGGFSSTAAARHGAARTTSHQSVIGRVRESRAVTREGACSRRVSAVCRGSWGDDVALGWDYGASPRAHPVPGAYAATRVERRTTATEDGGGTAARGSARRRVGSGSRPTATDVRWFGPPVRTGPPACRDGRQMRAGAGGA